One segment of Triticum aestivum cultivar Chinese Spring chromosome 2A, IWGSC CS RefSeq v2.1, whole genome shotgun sequence DNA contains the following:
- the LOC123186166 gene encoding uncharacterized protein, with protein sequence MYLVSQMKIWCRWTCCLPPLHISCSLIFLNCFETLQLLYRLKICLLKRATPRVVSAEAARAETRSRRRAALPPPSFFPSPSPEEAAGLSPGGGRRRRGRFPLARPRDLGMGRLDPLFPRRAMDPSGASAAAPAGHCVSWQRPSRVAAAIAPSAGAWPPARLLLSDASGRARPPPPACLVGRGPRSGRWWAGLWWLLLRSGGGMPDRPDLACRRLLVRRGGEVWWLSDAAGAVASREVGGSAKVQCVRVLVVLGILRAKAWLVLPTGGVGVCGRRLTSLEASLWSPASPYALGSCSSGESLRPGWVGRRRRHRRFPLWGVALKSFRSRLHASWDGCSRHCGRSL encoded by the exons ATGTATTTAGTTTCTCAGATGAAAATTTGGTGTCGATGGACATGTTGTTTGCCTCCCTTGCACATATCCTGCTCCCTCATATTTCTCAACTGTTTTGAAACACTACAACTGCTATATAGATTAAAGATTTGCCTGCTAAAAAGAGCAACGCCCCGCGTCGTCTCGGCTGAGGCGGCACGGGCGGAGACTCGATCGCGCCGCCGGGCCGCCCTCccgcccccctccttcttcccctcgccgtcgccggaggaggccgccgggctaagccctggcggcggacggcggcggcgggggcgtttTCCTCTCGCCAGGCCGCGAGATCTCGGGATGGGAAGGCTCGATCCCCTTTTTCCGCGTCGCGCGATGGATCCGTCGGGGGCTTCTGCTGCGGCTCCGGCGGGCCACTGTGTCTCCTGGCAGCGGCCTTCGCGGGTGGCAGCCGCGATAGCCCCGTCGGCGGGCGCCTGGCCTCCGGCCCGGCTGCTCCTTTCCGACGCGTCGGGgcgggcgcgcccccccccccccgcctgccTTGTGGGGCGCGGTCCCCGGTCGGGCCGGTGGTGGGCTGGCCTCTGGTGGCTCCTGTTGCGCAGCGGTGGTGGGATGCCAGATCGGCCGGATCTGGCCTGTCGGCGTCTTCTCGTCCGGCGGGGAGGTGAGGTGTGGTGGCTCTCCGATGCTGCTGGCGCGGTGGCTTCGCGAGAGGTGGGCGGGTCAGCGAAGGTGCAGTGCGTGAGGGTGCTGGTGGTGTTGGGGATACTCCGGGCGAAAGCTTGGCTGGTCTTGCCGACCGGCGGCGTCGGCGTCTGTGGACGTCGTTtaacctccttggaggcgtcgttgTGGAGTCCGGCATCCCCTTACGCCCTCGGATCTTGCTCTTCGGGTGAAAGCCTAAGGCCCGGCTGGGTCGGGCGACGGCGTCGACATCGCCGCTTCCCTCTTTGGGGCGTCGCCTTGAAGAGCTTCAGATCCCGGTTGCATGCTTCATGGGATGGATGCTCGCGGCATTGTGGTCG GTCGTTGTAG
- the LOC123186167 gene encoding BTB/POZ and MATH domain-containing protein 1-like, which yields MAGERVPEKITSSKILAETTATLSLEVTNYLQLTGMGVSKFVSSPAFRIGGYDWRIDFFLDGENEDCAGNASAFLTYLSQDVDVSTKFRMRMLEKKGRSPPVASFDVSKRVFSSGPYKDDSWGHYKFVDKAKLESLSQLGDGCFTVLCDVTVTHDSLPVELPFHLGRVLRDGRGTDVTFHVGRRKFHAHSPVLAARPPVFEAQLYGPMADKDMGRVKIVGVKPFIFETMLHYIYTDFLPPCPDEGGYSAAAMQHLLVAADRYGLDRLKLMCEEELCKRIDAETIATMSMLADQHHCKRLKDACLELFPAAARGRPRGKRVKSTTPIVSNKLRRGLRSDTKLRRVLRSDKEGYVEMALP from the coding sequence ATGGCAGGAGAGCGCGTACCTGAGAAGATAACGTCGTCCAAGATCTTAGCAGAGACCACCGCGACTCTATCTCTCGAGGTGACCAACTACCTGCAGCTCACGGGCATGGGCGTCAGCAAATTCGTTTCTTCCCCGGCCTTCAGAATCGGCGGCTATGACTGGCGCATCGACTTCTTTCTGGACGGAGAAAACGAGGACTGTGCCGGCAACGCCTCAGCGTTCCTGACCTATCTTAGCCAAGACGTGGACGTGAGCACCAAGTTCAGGATGAGAATGCTGGAGAAGAAGGGCCGGTCACCGCCGGTAGCAAGCTTCGACGTGTCGAAGCGCGTCTTCTCTTCGGGGCCATACAAGGACGATAGCTGGGGCCACTACAAATTCGTGGACAAGGCCAAGCTGGAATCGCTGTCGCAGCTCGGGGACGGCTGCTTCACGGTACTGTGCGACGTGACCGTCACACACGATTCGCTGCCGGTGGAGCTGCCTTTCCACCTCGGACGCGTGCTCAGAGACGGGAGAGGCACGGACGTTACGTTCCACGTGGGCCGTCGGAAGTTCCACGCTCACAGTCCCGTCCTCGCCGCACGGCCGCCCGTCTTCGAAGCTCAGCTCTATGGCCCCATGGCGGACAAGGACATGGGGCGCGTCAAGATCGTCGGCGTGAAGCCTTTCATCTTTGAGACGATGCTTCACTACATCTACACGGACTTCCTACCGCCATGCCCCGATGAAGGAGGCTATAGCGCCGCGGCCATGCAACATTTACTGGTCGCGGCTGATAGGTACGGGCTTGACAGACTGAAACTTATGTGCGAGGAAGAGTTGTGCAAAAGAATCGATGCGGAGACCATCGCAACCATGTCGATGCTGGCAGATCAGCACCACTGCAAGAGGCTCAAGGATGCATGCCTAGAGTTGTTTCCGGCTGCCGCACGTGGGCGTCCTCGAGGTAAACGTGTCAAGTCAACCACACCCATCGTCAGCAACAAGCTCCGTCGTGGTCTAAGAAGTGACACCAAGCTCCGTCGTGTTCTTAGAAGTGACAAGGAAGGATATGTTGAGATGGCGCTCCCATGA